A region of Vibrio chagasii DNA encodes the following proteins:
- the orn gene encoding oligoribonuclease, with product MSFSDQNLIWVDLEMTGLDPETHKIIEIATIVTDSELNILAEGPVLAIHQPQSELDKMDEWCTTTHTGSGLVKRIQESTITEQDAIEQTIAFLEKWVPKGKSPICGNSIGQDRRFLYKHMPELEEYFHYRYVDVSTLKELARRWKPEVLDGFSKSGSHLALDDIRESIAELQYYRKTIINI from the coding sequence ATGTCCTTTAGCGATCAGAACCTAATTTGGGTAGATCTAGAGATGACGGGACTGGATCCTGAAACTCATAAAATCATTGAAATTGCGACTATTGTGACTGATAGTGAGCTTAACATCCTTGCTGAAGGACCTGTTTTGGCTATTCACCAACCTCAGAGTGAATTAGACAAAATGGACGAATGGTGCACAACGACGCACACTGGCAGTGGTCTAGTGAAGCGAATTCAAGAAAGTACCATCACTGAGCAAGACGCTATCGAACAGACGATCGCGTTTCTTGAAAAGTGGGTACCAAAAGGTAAATCGCCGATTTGTGGTAACAGCATTGGCCAAGACCGCCGTTTCCTATACAAGCACATGCCTGAATTAGAAGAGTACTTCCACTACCGTTATGTTGATGTTAGTACGCTTAAAGAGCTAGCTCGTCGTTGGAAACCTGAAGTATTAGATGGTTTTTCTAAGTCAGGAAGCCACTTAGCATTAGACGATATTCGCGAGTCAATTGCCGAGCTGCAGTACTACCGAAAAACAATTATTAACATCTAG
- the rsgA gene encoding small ribosomal subunit biogenesis GTPase RsgA — translation MAKKKKLTKGQVRRVRSNQNKRLKKEDSIQWDENMLGSTKSGLVITRFGQHADIEDLETNEVHRCNLRRSIETLVSGDRVTWRAGLESMAGISGVVEAVEPRTSMLTRPDYYDGLKPVAANVDQMVIVSAVLPELSLNIIDRYLIASETVKIAPLVVLNKVDLLTEEQIAEYQETLKIYEEIGYKVMFVSKESGYGIKELEAELKGRINIFVGQSGVGKSSLVNALMPTLDIEEGEVSENSGLGQHTTTAARLYHFPSGGDLIDSPGVREFGLWHLEADEITEAFVEFKPYLGGCKFRDCKHNDDPGCILREAVEDGKISRLRFDNYHRIIESMVNNKDNRQYSRNKKADL, via the coding sequence GTGGCTAAAAAAAAGAAGTTAACTAAAGGTCAGGTGCGTCGCGTACGTAGCAACCAGAACAAGCGACTCAAGAAAGAAGACTCAATCCAATGGGATGAGAACATGCTTGGTAGCACCAAAAGCGGACTCGTGATTACGCGCTTTGGTCAACATGCTGATATCGAGGATCTTGAAACAAACGAAGTTCATCGTTGTAACTTACGCCGTAGTATCGAGACTTTAGTTTCTGGTGACCGAGTGACTTGGCGTGCAGGCCTAGAATCAATGGCTGGTATTTCAGGCGTTGTGGAAGCCGTTGAGCCAAGAACCTCAATGCTAACTCGCCCAGATTACTACGACGGCCTAAAACCTGTCGCAGCTAACGTAGACCAGATGGTTATCGTGTCTGCTGTACTTCCAGAGCTATCACTTAATATTATCGACCGTTACTTAATTGCTTCAGAAACAGTAAAAATCGCACCGCTTGTTGTACTCAACAAGGTCGACCTACTGACTGAAGAGCAAATTGCTGAGTACCAAGAGACACTAAAGATTTACGAAGAGATCGGCTACAAAGTGATGTTCGTGAGTAAAGAGTCTGGCTACGGTATCAAAGAGCTCGAAGCTGAACTCAAAGGCCGTATCAACATCTTTGTTGGCCAATCTGGTGTAGGTAAATCTAGCCTAGTGAATGCGCTAATGCCGACACTTGATATCGAAGAGGGTGAAGTTTCAGAAAACTCAGGCCTTGGTCAGCACACCACCACAGCAGCTCGCTTGTACCACTTCCCTTCAGGTGGCGACCTAATCGATTCTCCTGGAGTTCGTGAATTTGGTCTATGGCACTTAGAAGCCGATGAAATCACTGAAGCTTTCGTTGAGTTCAAGCCTTACCTCGGCGGCTGTAAGTTCCGAGACTGTAAGCATAATGATGATCCAGGCTGCATCCTGCGTGAAGCCGTTGAAGATGGGAAAATCAGTCGACTACGTTTCGACAACTACCACCGCATCATTGAGAGCATGGTCAACAACAAAGACAACCGTCAGTATTCACGAAACAAAAAAGCGGATCTTTAA
- the asd gene encoding archaetidylserine decarboxylase (Phosphatidylserine decarboxylase is synthesized as a single chain precursor. Generation of the pyruvoyl active site from a Ser is coupled to cleavage of a Gly-Ser bond between the larger (beta) and smaller (alpha chains). It is an integral membrane protein.) has protein sequence MDKIKVGLQYWIPQHGLTRLVGKLASAKAGGLTTAIINWFIKQYKVNMDEALHSDPKHFKTFNEFFVRELKEGMRPIAEGDSVIVHPADARVSQFGPITDGQLIQAKGHDYSARELLGGDASLAEEFKDGEFATLYLSPSDYHRVHMPCDGTLRQMIYVPGDLFSVNPLTAENVPNLFARNERVVCIFDTEFGPMAQVLVGATIVGSIEQVWAGTITPPRGNSVYKWDYPAQGDKAIILKKGEEMGRFKLGSTVINLFAKDAIKFDDTMQNGEKTVLGTPYAHIAGKDVEAEAVDSLESTDQA, from the coding sequence ATGGATAAGATTAAAGTTGGATTGCAGTACTGGATTCCACAACATGGACTAACTCGTCTAGTCGGCAAACTGGCGTCTGCTAAAGCGGGCGGCTTAACGACAGCGATCATCAATTGGTTCATCAAACAATACAAAGTGAACATGGATGAAGCACTACATAGCGATCCAAAACACTTTAAAACATTCAATGAATTCTTCGTACGTGAATTGAAAGAGGGCATGCGCCCTATCGCTGAAGGTGACTCTGTTATCGTTCACCCAGCTGACGCTCGCGTAAGCCAATTTGGCCCAATCACTGACGGCCAACTGATTCAAGCGAAAGGCCACGACTACTCTGCACGTGAACTGTTAGGTGGTGATGCTAGTCTTGCTGAAGAGTTTAAAGATGGTGAATTCGCAACGCTTTACCTATCTCCAAGTGATTACCACCGCGTACACATGCCATGTGACGGTACACTGCGTCAGATGATCTACGTTCCAGGTGATCTTTTCTCTGTAAACCCGCTAACGGCAGAGAACGTTCCAAACCTATTCGCACGTAACGAGCGCGTAGTGTGTATCTTCGATACGGAATTTGGCCCAATGGCACAAGTATTAGTTGGTGCGACTATCGTAGGTAGCATCGAACAAGTATGGGCTGGCACGATTACTCCACCTCGTGGCAACTCGGTTTACAAGTGGGATTACCCAGCACAAGGTGACAAAGCAATCATCTTGAAGAAAGGCGAAGAGATGGGTCGCTTTAAACTTGGCTCAACCGTGATCAACTTATTTGCGAAAGATGCAATCAAGTTCGACGACACGATGCAAAATGGCGAGAAAACGGTTCTTGGTACGCCTTACGCGCACATCGCTGGTAAAGACGTTGAGGCTGAAGCTGTTGATTCATTAGAGAGCACAGACCAAGCGTAA
- a CDS encoding SLC13 family permease: protein MPKLNVGVLVKLLICFAIPLGVLFMPIDSIPIDDLTLIQHRLLAIFLLAALLWVLEPVPVFATSILIIALELVMISDKGLHLFRNPPAGHDLGELIKYTDIFGAFSSPIIILFMGGFALAISASKYELDNNLARVLLKPFGTEPRFIMLGLMLITAVFSMFMSNTATTVMMLALLGPIVASAPKGDMGIKALVLCIPIAANTGGIATPIGTPPNAIALQYLTGENTIDFLSWMMMGLPFVIIQLTIAWFLLQKIFPSTQKNMVLKLDGQFRKSWRAIVVYVTFAATILLWMTTKLHGMNTYVVSIIPLAVFTLTGIMGKEELKLINWDVLWLVAGGIAIGIGLDKTGLASALAHAIDYESLSPAAVVITLSIVCWLMANFMSNTATANLLMPIAAAIGASMESLATIGGLQGLLVVVAFSASLGMILPVSTPPNSLAYSTGLIESKDMAKMGIILGIVGLLLVYLALFIIT, encoded by the coding sequence ATGCCTAAACTCAATGTTGGCGTTCTGGTCAAGCTGTTGATTTGTTTTGCGATTCCCTTAGGCGTGTTATTCATGCCAATAGATTCAATACCTATCGATGACCTGACGCTGATTCAACACCGCCTGCTGGCGATATTCCTACTTGCTGCCCTGCTTTGGGTACTTGAACCCGTTCCGGTTTTCGCTACCTCGATACTGATCATTGCACTTGAACTGGTGATGATTTCCGACAAAGGTCTGCACTTATTTAGAAACCCACCAGCAGGGCACGATCTCGGTGAGTTAATCAAATATACCGACATATTCGGTGCATTTTCATCACCAATCATCATTCTATTCATGGGTGGCTTTGCTCTCGCAATCTCGGCATCTAAGTACGAACTCGATAACAACCTAGCTCGAGTGCTGCTGAAACCATTCGGTACAGAACCGCGCTTCATCATGCTTGGCTTAATGCTGATCACCGCCGTGTTCTCAATGTTTATGTCGAATACCGCAACCACGGTCATGATGCTAGCTCTGCTTGGCCCTATCGTGGCTTCTGCACCCAAAGGCGATATGGGGATCAAAGCACTCGTATTGTGTATTCCGATTGCCGCTAATACTGGTGGTATCGCAACACCAATCGGTACGCCTCCCAATGCCATCGCACTGCAATATCTGACCGGTGAAAACACCATCGACTTCCTGAGCTGGATGATGATGGGCTTACCCTTTGTGATCATCCAGCTCACCATTGCTTGGTTCCTTCTTCAGAAAATCTTCCCTTCCACACAGAAAAACATGGTGCTTAAACTCGATGGGCAATTCAGAAAGAGCTGGCGAGCGATCGTGGTTTACGTCACCTTTGCCGCCACCATCCTATTGTGGATGACCACCAAGCTGCATGGTATGAACACCTATGTGGTCTCTATCATTCCATTAGCGGTCTTCACCTTGACGGGCATTATGGGTAAAGAAGAGCTCAAGCTGATCAACTGGGATGTGTTGTGGCTAGTCGCCGGTGGTATTGCGATTGGTATCGGCTTAGATAAAACAGGCTTGGCGTCTGCATTGGCACATGCGATTGACTATGAGTCACTCTCTCCTGCAGCCGTAGTCATCACGCTGTCTATCGTGTGTTGGTTAATGGCGAACTTCATGTCGAACACCGCTACGGCCAACTTGCTGATGCCAATAGCTGCGGCAATTGGCGCTTCTATGGAGAGCTTGGCAACGATTGGTGGCTTACAAGGCTTGCTGGTTGTGGTCGCCTTCTCTGCATCACTCGGTATGATTCTTCCCGTATCAACGCCACCTAATTCACTGGCTTACTCAACCGGGCTTATCGAAAGCAAAGACATGGCGAAGATGGGGATCATATTAGGTATTGTCGGCTTGCTCTTGGTCTACCTCGCTCTGTTTATCATCACCTAG
- a CDS encoding methyl-accepting chemotaxis protein, with product MRHTIKFKIQVAIAIIIAVVSGTQAWISVNQLTQETEVAINQEMKNVSVGTTNYIADWLSTRSDMMLANEPTISSNSNSDRELLITKQAGQFLSVYAGFSDGTIAYGDKTESWPADYDPRTRPWYKDANAASDLIITEPYQDFDGSIVISFAKAFSGQKQGVLAADLTVTSIIDTVLNVKLDNDGFAFLVDGNNNIVAYSDEALSQKPLTSLNPELTANRVSQLIQNQTITTLAWPGQGDKLVYIANVPNTDWSLGIVIDKELAFSAVTDAIQFIALTSLVLYIVISIASTMVINRLLYPLQTLSEALTQLAQGRGDLTQRIDITRMDEIGKLAELVNQFLSQMQIMLKGVVEHSHDLNNHAEKANQLATQSSIRVENQQNDINQIATAIHEMSATAAEVASHAELTASASQASATACNDGQEVIKQNRDAITRLATQVEDAANVIRELENNAQSINQILSTIQGIAEQTNLLALNAAIEAARAGEQGRGFAVVADEVRVLSQRTHGSTEEIRVMIDTLQKNTEHAVDSMTTSTQLAENSVGFAEQAHDSLSKITQAISEINDMALQIASAAEEQRAVSEDISRNTQGIKDASDDLAQQAESSRNSSNEMSSAAESMRRDVERFKV from the coding sequence TTGAGACATACTATTAAATTTAAGATTCAGGTCGCTATTGCGATCATTATCGCTGTCGTGAGTGGCACCCAAGCCTGGATATCGGTTAACCAACTCACTCAAGAGACTGAGGTCGCGATCAACCAAGAAATGAAGAATGTCAGTGTAGGAACGACCAACTACATTGCCGATTGGCTTTCGACTCGCAGTGACATGATGCTAGCCAATGAGCCAACCATTTCAAGCAACAGTAATTCAGACCGTGAGTTATTGATCACCAAACAAGCCGGACAATTCCTATCGGTTTATGCGGGTTTTAGTGACGGCACGATCGCTTATGGTGATAAAACGGAAAGCTGGCCAGCAGACTACGATCCTCGTACCCGCCCTTGGTACAAAGATGCCAACGCCGCATCCGATCTTATCATTACTGAACCATATCAAGATTTCGATGGCAGTATCGTCATCAGCTTTGCGAAAGCCTTTAGCGGTCAAAAACAGGGTGTACTAGCTGCGGACTTAACCGTGACGAGCATTATCGATACAGTTCTTAACGTAAAACTGGATAACGATGGCTTCGCCTTCTTGGTGGATGGTAACAACAACATCGTTGCGTACAGCGATGAAGCATTAAGTCAAAAACCACTCACAAGCTTAAATCCAGAGTTGACCGCAAACCGAGTGTCACAACTGATTCAGAACCAAACGATCACCACATTGGCTTGGCCGGGTCAGGGAGATAAGTTGGTTTACATTGCTAACGTGCCGAATACCGATTGGTCTCTGGGCATTGTTATCGATAAAGAGCTAGCGTTCTCGGCGGTCACGGATGCGATTCAATTCATCGCACTAACCTCACTTGTTCTGTACATCGTGATTTCAATCGCTAGCACCATGGTCATCAACCGACTGCTTTACCCATTACAAACCTTGTCAGAAGCGCTGACCCAACTTGCTCAAGGTCGAGGTGACCTTACACAACGTATCGATATCACCCGCATGGATGAGATAGGTAAGCTTGCTGAGCTGGTAAACCAATTCTTAAGTCAAATGCAGATCATGCTGAAAGGCGTCGTTGAGCACAGCCATGACTTGAACAACCACGCCGAAAAAGCGAACCAACTGGCAACGCAATCCTCTATTCGAGTGGAGAATCAACAAAACGATATCAACCAGATTGCGACTGCAATTCATGAGATGTCAGCAACTGCCGCCGAAGTGGCGAGCCATGCAGAATTAACCGCATCCGCTTCTCAAGCCTCTGCAACCGCTTGTAATGACGGCCAAGAAGTAATTAAACAGAACCGTGATGCCATCACTCGCCTTGCGACCCAAGTGGAAGACGCAGCCAATGTGATCCGAGAGCTGGAAAACAACGCACAAAGCATCAACCAGATCTTATCCACCATTCAAGGCATTGCTGAGCAAACCAACCTATTAGCATTGAATGCTGCCATTGAAGCGGCACGTGCTGGAGAGCAAGGTCGTGGGTTTGCGGTTGTCGCCGATGAAGTTCGAGTGCTAAGCCAAAGAACGCATGGCTCAACGGAAGAGATCCGTGTGATGATCGATACCCTACAAAAGAATACAGAACATGCGGTGGATAGCATGACCACCAGCACTCAATTGGCAGAAAACAGTGTTGGCTTCGCAGAGCAAGCACACGACAGCCTGTCTAAAATCACGCAAGCCATTAGTGAAATCAACGACATGGCACTGCAGATAGCCAGCGCAGCAGAAGAGCAACGAGCAGTAAGTGAAGACATCAGCCGAAATACACAAGGGATCAAAGATGCCTCTGACGACCTAGCCCAACAAGCTGAAAGCAGCCGTAATAGCTCAAATGAGATGAGTAGTGCAGCTGAATCGATGCGTCGAGATGTGGAGCGCTTTAAGGTATAA
- a CDS encoding DMT family transporter: MGFEWLAFAAAFLWAIASLMSVKPAQHLGSFAYSRWRMGCTAVILSSMAWFTGGWSTVETELITPMMLSGLIGIFIGDTALFACLNRMGPRQAGLLFSCHAVFSAILGYFLFSESMTSGELIGSALVFSGVLTAIFFGRRGQANNQLETIKGTVWIGVALGITAAICQALGGIIAKPVMQTSIDPVAASAIRMITAFVGHSAFRLTGAKLSRALNPMNTQIFAITAVNGFLAMAVGMTLILYALQEGNVGMVALLSSTTPIMLLPILWLYTKQRPNAYAWIGAIVAVVGTGILVS; the protein is encoded by the coding sequence ATGGGGTTCGAATGGTTGGCTTTCGCCGCTGCTTTTCTTTGGGCTATCGCAAGCCTAATGTCCGTAAAGCCAGCTCAACACTTAGGTTCTTTTGCCTATAGCCGCTGGCGTATGGGCTGTACTGCGGTCATCTTATCGAGCATGGCTTGGTTTACTGGTGGCTGGTCAACTGTCGAAACAGAGCTAATCACGCCGATGATGCTGTCTGGCCTGATTGGTATCTTCATTGGTGATACCGCCCTATTTGCCTGCTTGAACCGAATGGGCCCGCGCCAAGCTGGCTTACTGTTCTCTTGTCACGCCGTATTTTCTGCGATTCTCGGTTACTTCCTGTTTAGCGAGAGCATGACCTCTGGCGAGCTTATTGGCTCGGCGTTGGTGTTTAGTGGTGTATTAACTGCGATCTTCTTTGGTCGTCGAGGCCAAGCAAACAACCAGCTTGAAACCATCAAGGGTACGGTGTGGATTGGTGTTGCTCTGGGCATCACTGCGGCTATCTGCCAAGCATTGGGCGGTATTATTGCCAAACCTGTGATGCAAACTAGCATCGACCCAGTAGCCGCTTCTGCGATTCGAATGATCACCGCCTTTGTTGGTCACTCCGCATTTCGCTTAACAGGCGCTAAGCTTTCACGCGCACTGAACCCGATGAATACTCAAATATTCGCGATTACTGCAGTAAACGGTTTTCTTGCGATGGCAGTAGGTATGACGCTGATCTTGTATGCACTGCAGGAAGGCAATGTCGGCATGGTTGCTCTACTCTCTTCAACCACACCTATCATGTTGCTACCCATTCTCTGGCTGTACACCAAGCAAAGACCAAACGCCTATGCTTGGATCGGTGCCATTGTTGCCGTAGTGGGTACTGGTATTCTGGTCAGCTAA
- the epmA gene encoding elongation factor P--(R)-beta-lysine ligase, producing the protein MHSTWQPAATIKQLKQRADILSQIRHFFAERDVMEVDTPAMSHATVTDVHLHTFKTEFVGPGYAQGQPLFFMTSPEFHMKRLLAAGSGCIYQICKSFRNEENGRYHNPEFTMLEWYRVGFDHHKLMDEMDLLLQQILKSGKAERMTYQQAFIDVLGVCPLEDSMDTLKQAAAKLGLSDIADPEEDRDTLLQLLFSVGVEEKIGQTVPAFVYDFPASQAALAKINPNDPRVADRFEVYFKGIELANGFHELDKPQEQLKRFEDDNAKRIEMGLSPQPIDHNLIEALKAGLPDCAGVALGIDRLIMLALGYDHIDDVTAFPFPRS; encoded by the coding sequence ATGCACTCTACATGGCAACCTGCCGCAACCATTAAGCAGTTAAAGCAACGTGCTGATATCCTTAGTCAAATCCGCCATTTTTTTGCAGAGCGAGACGTGATGGAGGTCGATACGCCAGCCATGAGTCACGCCACGGTGACGGATGTGCATTTGCATACTTTCAAAACTGAATTCGTTGGCCCAGGTTACGCGCAAGGGCAACCTCTGTTCTTTATGACAAGCCCTGAATTTCATATGAAGCGCTTGTTAGCTGCAGGAAGTGGTTGTATTTACCAAATTTGTAAGTCGTTTCGTAATGAAGAGAACGGCCGTTACCACAACCCTGAATTCACCATGCTGGAGTGGTACCGTGTCGGTTTTGACCATCATAAGTTGATGGATGAGATGGACCTGCTATTACAGCAAATCCTAAAATCAGGCAAAGCAGAGCGCATGACTTATCAACAAGCCTTCATCGACGTGCTAGGCGTGTGTCCACTTGAAGATTCGATGGATACTCTAAAACAAGCGGCAGCCAAGCTTGGGTTAAGTGATATTGCTGATCCTGAAGAGGACCGCGATACCTTGCTGCAATTGCTATTTAGCGTGGGTGTTGAAGAAAAGATTGGTCAGACGGTACCTGCATTTGTTTATGACTTCCCAGCTTCACAGGCAGCATTAGCCAAGATTAACCCGAACGATCCGCGAGTGGCTGACCGTTTTGAGGTGTACTTCAAAGGCATTGAGCTAGCAAACGGTTTCCATGAGTTAGATAAGCCACAAGAACAGCTTAAACGCTTTGAAGATGACAATGCCAAGCGTATCGAGATGGGCTTGTCGCCTCAACCGATTGACCATAACTTGATTGAGGCATTAAAAGCGGGTTTGCCTGATTGTGCGGGTGTTGCATTGGGTATCGATAGGCTAATCATGTTGGCTTTAGGTTACGACCATATCGATGACGTGACCGCTTTCCCATTCCCGCGTTCTTAA
- the frdA gene encoding fumarate reductase (quinol) flavoprotein subunit, with amino-acid sequence MKTITTDIAVIGAGGAGLRTAIAAAEANPDLEVALISKVYPMRSHTVAAEGGSAAVIKDEDSLDNHFNDTVGGGDWLCEQDVVEYFVENATREMIQMEQWGCPWSRKENGEVNVRRFGGMKVERTWFAADKTGFHMLHTLFQTSMKYDQIKRFDEYFVVDLIVEEGEVQGLIAIHMSEGELVTIKAKSVVLATGGAGRVYHCNTNGGIVTGDGMAMAYRHGVPLRDMEFVQYHPTGLPGTGILMTEGCRGEGGIIVNKNGYRYLQDYGMGPETPVGEPKNKYMELGPRDKVSQAFWHEQQKGNTIKHPLGDVVHLDLRHLGEEYLQERLPFICELAKAYVNVDPAKEPIPIRPTVHYTMGGIETNGTCETRIKGLFAVGECASVGLHGANRLGSNSLAEFVVFGRVAGEHAVKRAAEFKGWNEESIAKQVKAVEDRIAALMNQEGDENWADIRTEMGHTMEAGCGIYRQEDLMQETINKITELKARYKKISIKDKGKVFNTDLLYAIEVGYGLEVAEAMVHSAILRKESRGAHQRLDDNCTERDDVNFLKHSLSFFNEDAAPTIDYSDVKITKSQPKARLYGEAAEKAAAAEKAAAANVAQDENREEEKA; translated from the coding sequence GTGAAGACAATTACCACAGATATCGCAGTCATCGGCGCAGGCGGCGCTGGTCTTCGTACAGCTATTGCAGCAGCTGAAGCTAATCCTGATCTGGAAGTAGCACTGATTTCTAAAGTTTACCCAATGCGTTCGCACACGGTAGCAGCAGAAGGCGGTTCAGCAGCGGTAATTAAAGACGAAGATAGCCTAGACAACCACTTCAACGATACTGTTGGCGGTGGCGACTGGCTATGTGAACAGGATGTTGTTGAATACTTTGTTGAAAACGCGACTCGCGAAATGATCCAAATGGAACAATGGGGCTGCCCATGGAGTCGTAAAGAAAACGGTGAAGTAAACGTACGCCGATTCGGCGGTATGAAGGTAGAAAGAACGTGGTTCGCAGCCGATAAAACTGGCTTCCACATGCTTCATACTCTGTTCCAGACTTCGATGAAGTACGACCAAATCAAACGATTTGACGAGTACTTTGTGGTGGATTTGATCGTTGAAGAAGGCGAAGTACAAGGCCTTATCGCGATTCATATGTCTGAAGGTGAGCTTGTTACCATCAAAGCAAAGTCGGTTGTTCTAGCAACAGGTGGCGCAGGTCGTGTTTACCACTGTAATACTAACGGCGGCATCGTGACCGGTGACGGTATGGCAATGGCTTATCGCCACGGTGTGCCACTGCGTGACATGGAGTTCGTTCAATACCACCCAACAGGCCTACCGGGCACGGGGATCTTGATGACCGAAGGTTGTCGTGGTGAAGGCGGTATCATCGTTAACAAGAACGGCTACCGTTACCTACAAGATTACGGCATGGGCCCTGAAACACCAGTGGGCGAGCCGAAAAACAAATACATGGAACTGGGTCCACGTGACAAAGTTTCTCAAGCATTCTGGCACGAGCAGCAGAAAGGCAACACCATCAAGCACCCTCTTGGTGATGTAGTACACCTTGACCTTCGCCACCTAGGTGAAGAGTACCTGCAAGAGCGTCTGCCGTTCATCTGTGAGCTAGCAAAAGCGTACGTGAACGTTGACCCAGCAAAAGAGCCAATCCCAATCCGTCCTACCGTTCACTACACCATGGGTGGTATCGAAACCAATGGTACTTGTGAAACTCGCATCAAAGGCCTATTCGCGGTGGGTGAATGTGCGTCGGTTGGCCTACACGGTGCAAACCGCCTAGGGTCTAACTCTCTGGCTGAGTTCGTAGTATTTGGCCGCGTTGCCGGTGAACACGCTGTGAAACGCGCAGCAGAGTTCAAAGGCTGGAATGAAGAGTCTATCGCTAAGCAAGTAAAAGCGGTTGAAGATCGCATCGCAGCGTTGATGAACCAAGAAGGCGACGAAAACTGGGCAGATATCCGTACTGAAATGGGTCACACCATGGAAGCGGGTTGTGGTATCTACCGTCAAGAAGACTTGATGCAAGAGACCATCAACAAGATCACTGAACTGAAAGCGCGCTACAAGAAGATCAGCATCAAAGACAAAGGCAAGGTGTTCAACACTGACCTACTTTACGCTATCGAAGTGGGCTACGGACTAGAAGTCGCAGAAGCAATGGTTCACTCAGCAATCCTTCGTAAAGAGTCTCGCGGTGCACACCAACGTCTCGACGACAACTGCACAGAGCGTGATGACGTGAACTTCCTAAAACACTCACTCTCTTTCTTCAATGAAGATGCAGCACCAACCATCGATTACAGCGACGTTAAGATCACCAAGTCTCAACCAAAAGCACGTCTGTACGGTGAAGCTGCAGAGAAAGCCGCGGCCGCTGAAAAAGCTGCAGCAGCGAATGTCGCTCAAGATGAGAACCGTGAAGAGGAGAAAGCGTAA
- a CDS encoding succinate dehydrogenase/fumarate reductase iron-sulfur subunit → MSANRIQKVDILRYDPEKDAEPYMQTFEVPFDETMSVLDAIGYIKDHQDKDLSYRWSCRMAICGSCGIMVDGVPKLACKSFLRDYPNGLTIEPLANFPIEKDLIVDMTPFIERLEAIKPYIIGNDRKPEDGTNLQTPEQMAKYKQFAGCINCGLCYAACPQFGLNPEFIGPAALTLAHRYNLDSRDNGKDERMKLINGENGAWGCTFVGYCSEVCPKKVDPAAAVNQGKVESSMDFVISMFKPDGTSVSKNQVKTAEEA, encoded by the coding sequence ATGTCAGCGAATCGTATCCAAAAAGTAGACATTCTGCGCTACGACCCAGAGAAAGATGCAGAACCTTACATGCAGACTTTCGAAGTCCCATTCGATGAAACCATGTCGGTACTCGACGCGATTGGTTACATCAAAGACCACCAAGACAAAGACCTTTCATACCGTTGGTCTTGTCGTATGGCGATCTGTGGTTCTTGCGGCATCATGGTTGATGGTGTGCCTAAGCTAGCGTGTAAGAGCTTCTTACGTGACTACCCGAACGGCCTGACTATCGAGCCATTAGCTAACTTCCCAATCGAGAAAGATTTGATTGTCGACATGACGCCGTTCATCGAGCGCCTTGAAGCTATCAAGCCTTACATCATTGGTAACGACCGTAAGCCTGAAGACGGCACTAACCTACAAACACCTGAACAAATGGCTAAGTACAAACAGTTCGCAGGTTGTATCAACTGTGGTCTTTGCTACGCAGCGTGTCCTCAATTCGGTCTAAACCCAGAGTTCATTGGCCCTGCAGCATTGACTCTTGCTCACCGTTACAACCTAGATAGCCGTGACAACGGTAAAGATGAGCGTATGAAGCTTATCAACGGTGAAAACGGCGCTTGGGGCTGTACGTTTGTTGGTTACTGTTCTGAAGTATGTCCGAAGAAAGTAGACCCAGCAGCAGCGGTTAACCAAGGTAAAGTTGAGTCTTCAATGGACTTCGTTATCTCGATGTTCAAACCTGACGGTACATCTGTTAGCAAGAACCAAGTAAAAACTGCAGAGGAGGCATAA